The genomic DNA CCCGCGATTTCGACCCGTCAACCCCCGGACTTCTCTTCGGGGGGTTCGTCGTGTGGAGTTTCTTGGCGGCGATCTTCGGCGCAACCGCGCGGACCGATGCGGCGCTTTACTTCGCCTGGTTCGTCCTCCAGGGTCTCGCCGCGTTCGCTGTCACGCACCACGCCGTCAGGATTGACATCATCCGGCTGCGGACGCTCGTCGAGACGTTTCTCGTCGTCGTGGCGGCCCAGACGGCGGTCGCGGTGGTCCAGTTTTTCCACGGCGGACTGCTCGGTCTGAGCCGTCTCGGCGAGAGCGCGCACATCCCGATCTCGCCGGTCTCGCTCGGTCCACTTGGCGAGTTCGCTACCGGGACGTATGTTGCAGGGTTCACCGGGATGTCGTTCATCCTCGCGACACTCATCGTCCTCGCCGTGCCGATCGCGATCGTGCTCGCGCTCCGAACGGACGGGTGGCGTCGGTGGGGGTTGGTCGCCATTGTGATCGTGATGGCTGCTGTGTTGAGAATGACTGGCAGCGACGCCGCACGTGGGGGGATTGTCGTGGCAGCGCTCGCACTCGCCGGTCTGACTCTTGCCGTCTATGGGATGCCGCCCAAACGCAACGGGCGCGCACTGGTGAAACGATACGTCGTTATAGCCGCACTGACACTTGTGAGCGCCGCAGCGTTGTTTTATCCCTCGGCCTCGTCCGGCACAGGATCGCACCTCACCGACCTCAGCGGCAACGATGGTGGCACCGACGCGACCGGCGGAGGTGGCGGGGGTAACGCTGGCGGTGACGCGCCCACACAGCCAACTGGTGGACCGGACATCGAGGCGATACTCCGTGACCTGACAATTCCGCTGTTCGACATCGGGACGCTCGGCATTCGCCTCCAGCAGTATATCACTGGTATCGAGCTGTTCATCCAGTATCCGCTGTTCGGTATCGGCGGTGCGAACTTCCCGTACTATGCGACAGCGCGGGGTCTTCCCAAAGAAATCCCGTTGCATAACATCTACATCGCACTGCTCGCTGAGACGGGGCTTCCAGGGTTTCTCCTCTACGTCGGTGCCGTTGCGGCCGTTCTCTGGATGGGGTGGCGAGCGATCGCCTCCACGGCCGACTCGCTCGACCGAGCGCTTCTCGTGGGCGTCCTCGCCGGAATGATTGGTTATCTCGCCTTCGCCTTCTGGGATACGCTCATGCTGACGAAAGTCGCCGGGCTCTTCTCGTTCTGGATTCTCGCGGGCGGAGTGGTCGGCCACGCGCGACGACAGCCGTTCGAGTCTGAGAGAGGTTAGACCGTCCACCAGTCAGTGCCGTCGCAGACCAACTCTTCGGAGGCGTTGTTCGTGCCGATCGACGCTGAGGAGTTGCCGTCGATCGTACCGCCGCTAGGCGTCGTGATGTTGATCTGATTGCCGGCCGTCGACGACGTGTTTTTGAGGCCGACGTGACGCCCAGCAACAGCAGGAGGCAACTCTGCGGTTGCGCTATTGCTCGACGTATCGAAGAGCACGTACTCCCCATGTGACACAGTGTAGTCAGCCGTCCGCGGCCCCACGACAATCGCGCGGCGGATGGTATCGAAGGCGAAAAAGTCCGGCGACGACCCTCGCCAGTCGCTTTCGAGTCCTGCATACCCCACGGGGTGCTCGCTGTCGAGCGCGCCGTCGATCACGCCGATGTCCGCCGGTCCCGCCGAGATCCCCGGCCGGAGGTGGGGCTGGGGCAGGCGGGCGTTGCCAGCGCCGTCGCGCAGCCGGTAGATCGTGTCGATGTCGCCCGTCGTGACCGTGACGTTCGAGAGGTGCGTGGGATGGGTGCTCTGGATGTCGACGACCGTGTGCCCGCTCCCGACCACCGGCTCGGGCTCGTAGTTGAGCGAGCGGACGTCAAGGCTCGCGTTCGCGTTAATCATCGTACCCATCGTCCCCCCGCCGTTCAACTTCTTGACCGTCATCGAGATCCCGCCCGCCTCCAGTAGCGTCGACGGGCTTCCGGAGGTCGTGTCCACCGGGTAGGCGTTCACCCCCTTGAGACCGATCTCCAACCCGCCGGTGAAATGGAAGAGTGCCGGCACGTCGCCCGCGTCGACCTGCCCGACGCGGAATGGGCCGAACTGGCAGGCAAAGAGTCCGCCGTCACCCTTGAGCGCCTGTCCGCGGTGGTTGAGAATCCAGATGTTGCCGAGCTGGCCGTCGGTATAGAGCGGTCCCTGTGACGACTCGACGTGGATCGCCGGGGCGGTCGCGGCGACGTCCTCGC from Halococcus saccharolyticus DSM 5350 includes the following:
- a CDS encoding O-antigen ligase family protein, giving the protein MTHSYFPGNSSLVPAIDTGLSKRGEALLLAIVLTGGLTFVTPLLSLFVGVPTLALVALTGAGYAALALFLRRTVVSIYVALIVTVTFAANVPLASTGEFVGHLGPQLWLVQLPLAGAVAFLVADLFADNPRDFDPSTPGLLFGGFVVWSFLAAIFGATARTDAALYFAWFVLQGLAAFAVTHHAVRIDIIRLRTLVETFLVVVAAQTAVAVVQFFHGGLLGLSRLGESAHIPISPVSLGPLGEFATGTYVAGFTGMSFILATLIVLAVPIAIVLALRTDGWRRWGLVAIVIVMAAVLRMTGSDAARGGIVVAALALAGLTLAVYGMPPKRNGRALVKRYVVIAALTLVSAAALFYPSASSGTGSHLTDLSGNDGGTDATGGGGGGNAGGDAPTQPTGGPDIEAILRDLTIPLFDIGTLGIRLQQYITGIELFIQYPLFGIGGANFPYYATARGLPKEIPLHNIYIALLAETGLPGFLLYVGAVAAVLWMGWRAIASTADSLDRALLVGVLAGMIGYLAFAFWDTLMLTKVAGLFSFWILAGGVVGHARRQPFESERG